The Podospora pseudopauciseta strain CBS 411.78 chromosome 2 map unlocalized CBS411.78m_2, whole genome shotgun sequence genome has a window encoding:
- a CDS encoding uncharacterized protein (antiSMASH:Cluster_5; SMCOG1034:cytochrome P450; COG:Q; EggNog:ENOG503NZJ7), whose protein sequence is MHNATVNNTHLDEHQRLLALSWSWVQLRPWTTILILLLTNLVWTRYRSGLRQIPGPFLASFSNLWKLRATWNQNMHRENVRVHEDYGPIVRIGPNHVSVSDAESMQTIYGVKNVFPKSGFYPLAEAVYKGKFLPTLFTTTSNDYHAKLKRGSARAFSMDVVIGLEEYVNKCISVLLQRVRDVSHNGKKPLDPVAWMQYFAFDVLGEINFSKDLGFLEAGADKDGIIAAIGQILGYVSLIGQVPQVHKFLLGNPLLAKIPAVEKTNQVLQFSLQQIQERQKNPVPRKDILTQLLDTHHNDPSALSFEEIVAITTTNVIAGSDTTAVSLSSVIYHLHKYPAAKARLIEEIDSVAAKLDGIITYAEAIKLPYLTAVINEAMRIHPATGFILERIVPKGGVTLHGVYLPAGTVVGVNSWVLHRNKDIFGEDVHSFRPERWVDGDEGKIKEMKRNLFTFGYGPRSCIGKNISILEMWKVVFELYRHFDITLASDKEWTVNGTWFTAQSNIEAVFKPRKN, encoded by the exons ATGCATAACGCCACCGTCAACAATACCCATCTCGACGAGCACCAACGACTTCTCGCGTTGAGTTGGAGCTGGGTACAGCTTCGCCCCTGGACGACAATACTCATTCTGCtgctcaccaacctcgtctGGACGAGATACCGCAGCGGATTGCGACAGATACCGGGCCCCTTTCTGGCGAGCTTCTCCAACTTGTGGAAGCTACGGGCAACATGGAATCAGAACATGCACCGGGAAAACGTGCGGGTGCACGAAGACTATGGGCCTATCGTGCGGATTGGGCCTAACCATGTCTCGGTGTCAGATGCTGAGAGCATGCAGACGATTTACGGGGTCAAGAATGTCTTTCCCAAG AGCGGATTCTACCCCCTAGCAGAAGCAGTCTACAAAGGAAaattcctccccaccctcttcaccaccacaagcaATGACTACCATGCCAAGCTCAAACGCGGCTCCGCCCGCGCCTTCTCCATGGACGTCGTGATAGGCCTCGAAGAGTACGTAAACAAGTGCATTtccgtcctcctccagcgCGTTCGCGACGTCTCCCACAACGGCAAGAAGCCCCTCGACCCCGTAGCCTGGATGCAGTACTTCGCCTTCGACGTCTTAGGCGAGATCAACTTCTCCAAAGACCTTGGTTTCCTCGAAGCTGGCGCCGACAAAGACGGCATCATTGCCGCGATTGGCCAGATTCTAGGTTACGTCTCGTTGATAGGACAAGTGCCGCAGGTGCACAAGTTCCTGCTGGGCAACCCCCTTCTCGCCAAGATACCCGCCGTGGAGAAGACAAACCAAGTCCTCCAGTTTTCGCTGCAGCAGATCCAAGAGCGGCAGAAGAACCCCGTGCCGAGGAAGGATATCCTCACCCAACTCCTCGACACCCATCACAACGACCCGTCCGCCTTGTCTTTTGAGGAAATCGTCGCTATCACCACGACCAATGTCATCGCCGGGTCGGACACCACCGCTGTTTCGTTGTCCTCGGTTATCTACCATCTGCACAAGTACCCCGCCGCCAAAGCTAGGCTCATCGAGGAGATTGACTCCGTAGCCGCAAAGCTAGACGGTATCATCACCTATGCGGAAGCTATCAAACTCCCCTACCTTACAGCTGTTATTAACGAAGCGATGAGGATCCACCCCGCCACAGGGTTCATTCTTGAACGCATTGTCCCCAAGGGAGGCGTGACACTTCACGGGGTCTACCTCCCCGCCGGGACAGTCGTGGGCGTGAACTCATGGGTTCTGCACCGAAACAAGGATATTTTCGGGGAGGATGTCCACTCTTTCCGGCCGGAAAGGTGGGTGGACGGGGATGAGGGGAAGATTaaggagatgaagaggaatTTGTTTACT TTTGGCTACGGCCCCAGAAGCTGCATTGGCAAGAATATCTCCATCCTGGAAATGTGGAAGGTCGTGTTTGAGCTGTACCGCCACTTTGACATAACTTTGGCCAGTGACAAGGAGTGGACTGTCAACGGGACTTGGTTTACGGCGCAGAGTAATATTGAGGCGGTTTTCAAGCCGAGGAAGAACTAG
- a CDS encoding uncharacterized protein (antiSMASH:Cluster_5; EggNog:ENOG503PEHF) produces the protein MCSPPHPVPHKTLLKRQPPAQPTHRHLAKKSIAQPQPLDGRQLYLKFCCCSVCFLTSVWLAMFITLRSSGGGQAEGGGMEVVRRNSGPGVVKDRTRPMRRPACVACQTKKLRCTGSNPRNCDRCRARMVECVVPTSNGREKPRTNSSQSPQPNNPPGRPWRDIGDASSQPGDQQGEGLNGAGLGPSKPSQQAATTAPRVQVGGDPLLDNDFFDCEFALVDSADQPWAAGLTTASNTSVDLIDGLDMDMDFGRHSASGEVRSSISSSTNSGSNDARQSNKPHQDPYNNLDFFLSSEGPISQPQPQPRPIPHTTTQELPSMLALDTAPLSPGQSWALSGVQNPPNPNRPGSPPCSCLTDLVRVVQQLDDDEFHITTMSLDQVLRLQKWLVFQCCKPFDCPKCLDLSSIHTMRLILCDRLTEMFECIHLRIKRAGAILSNNGSDSSSQATPSSLTDSSSAQSHSSLGGSQPQLTAAVGSGPLPAQLFCSSSGRAANTAACNPLMFSDEFRNQYSDEEQVHMIRVLLRLQSRNFQMLLSRVERTSQVAASPARQTKVKSMMVRLGKASADIEGALRVVFQGLSI, from the exons ATGTGCTCGCCACCCCACCCTGTCCCCCACAAGACTCTTCTTAAAAGACAACCCCCAGCACAACCCACCCATCGACACCTTGCCAAGAAATCTATCGCGCAGCCACAGCCCTTAGACGGACGACAGTTATATCTCAagttttgctgctgctctgtCTGTTTTCTTACTTCGGTCTGGCTTGCCATGTTCATCACGCTACGAAGTTCAGGCGGCGGCCAggcagagggaggggggatggaagTTGTGCGACGCAACTCAGGGCCCGGCGTGGTCAAAGATCGCACTCGTCCTATGCGACGACCTGCCTGTGTCGCCTGCCAGACCAAAAAG CTGCGTTGCACCGGTAGTAACCCTCGCAATTGTGACCGATGCCGGGCCAGAATGGTCGAATGCGTCGTGCCGACAAGTAACGGCCGGGAGAAGCCTCGCACGAATTCGTCGCAATCGCCgcaacccaacaacccaccaGGGCGCCCATGGCGGGACATTGGCGATGCGTCTTCTCAACCAGGCGATCAACAAGGCGAGGGCTTGAACGGCGCAGGTTTGGGACCATCCAAGCCGTCGCAGCAGGCGGCCACCACAGCACCAAGAGTTCAGGTTGGTGGGGATCCGCTGTTAGATAACGACTTCTTTGACTGCGAGTTCGCATTGGTAGACTCGGCAGATCAGCCGTGGGCAGCGGGGCTGACGACTGCCAGTAACACGTCAGTGGATCTTATCGACGGGCTGGATATGGATATGGACTTTGGCCGGCACAGTGCCTCTGGGGAGGTTCGATCCAGCATAAGCAGCTCTACCAACAGTGGGAGCAATGACGCTCGGCAGTCCAATAAGCCACACCAGGACCCCTACAACAACCTTGATTTCTTCTTATCCAGCGAAGGCCCCATCTCGcagccccagccccagccccgGCCAATTCCTCATACCACCACTCAAGAATTACCAAGCATGCTCGCACTGGATACGGCGCCGTTGTCTCCAGGCCAATCTTGGGCCCTTTCGGGCGTTCAGAACCCGCCAAACCCAAACCGACCCGGCTCACCACCGTGCTCGTGTCTTACTGACCTCGTCCGTGTCGTGCAGCaactcgacgacgacgagttTCACATCACGACCATGTCTCTCGACCAAGTCTTACGGCTTCAAAAATGGCTCGTCTTTCAATGCTGCAAACCTTTTGACTGCCCCAAATGTCTGGACCTTTCTAGTATTCACACCATGCGCCTCATCCTCTGCGATCGTCTCACCGAGATGTTTGAGTGCATTCATCTCCGCATCAAGCGGGCAGGCGCCATCCTGAGCAACAACGGCAGCGACTCTAGTAGCCAGGCAACGCCATCTTCGTTGACCGACTCCAGTTCTGCGCAGTCACATTCTTCTCTCGGTGGATCACAGCCACAGTTGACAGCTGCCGTCGGTTCAGGACCTTTGCCAGCCCAACTGTTCTGCAGCTCATCGGGACGCGCGGCCAACACTGCCGCTTGCAACCCCTTGATGTTTTCGGACGAGTTCAGGAATCAGTATTCAGACGAGGAGCAGGTTCACATGATTCGGGTGCTTTTGAGACTGCAGAGTCGCAATTTCCAGATGCTGCTCTCGCGAGTTGAGCGGACCAGCCAGGTTGCAGCTAGCCCGGCACGTCAGACCAAGGTGAAGTCCATGATGGTGCGTCTTGGAAAGGCGTCGGCTGATATTGAGGGGGCTTTGAGGGTTGTTTTTCAGGGGTTGTCGATTTGA
- a CDS encoding uncharacterized protein (antiSMASH:Cluster_5; EggNog:ENOG503PFTI), whose amino-acid sequence MVGLLRLPNELLAIIFGGLDAQGFSALRLTSKYTNSATLPAFISRYFQTRYIMLSRLSLENLLEIARHPDFGPAVKTLELCTDHFVEFPNSYFHTAQHGGDILLAIEEGRYPPAALVGSIDDAHSSGEEEDQSPGEEGRETDEGSVSSQASCETLLDKVAYTSLWEEQEHIIMSGLAQAYITQALISLPNIEAAVISNMHRPWGALAHGRQTGLPPTTALDDYMEVQFLGHVLRIALTAIATSGAALSSLAITAGVLSREAIAPDILRPSESHFQYYKNLPPSLTELTLNVSEEATRGAEDRWADDLSAFIGVFRQLTQLDLVITPVDYGPRVDRLKQLAPKLQIPNLQCLGLYRAYCSVQDLGAFIVRHKATLESVTLVRVGVSGGIGHWRSLFALIRDHLPRLELSIKLCTAAGLVLLCRAEHENGEEFEDSFDVGGSHEAWTTAIGVIETR is encoded by the coding sequence ATGGTGGGACTTCTTCGGCTTCCTAACGAGCTGCTGGCTATCATATTTGGCGGGCTAGACGCCCAAGGCTTCTCCGCCCTCCGGTTGACGTCCAAATATACAAACTCAGCCACGTTGCCAGCTTTCATCAGCCGGTACTTCCAGACCCGCTACATAATGCTCTCAAGGCTCAGCCTCGAAAACCTCCTGGAGATTGCGCGACATCCAGACTTTGGCCCTGCTGTGAAAACACTCGAACTCTGTACGGATCATTTCGTGGAGTTCCCAAATTCATACTTTCATACTGCACAGCATGGAGGTGACATATTACTGGCCATAGAAGAAGGTCGATACCCTCCCGCAGCTTTAGTGGGCAGCATAGATGATGCACACTCAtccggcgaggaggaggaccaaAGCCCTGGAGAGGAAGGTCGGGAAACCGATGAAGGGAGTGTCTCGTCTCAGGCCTCGTGTGAGACGCTTTTGGATAAGGTGGCTTATACGTCACTGTGGGAAGAGCAGGAACACATAATCATGTCCGGCCTTGCGCAGGCCTACATCACGCAGGCGTTGATTTCTCTTCCCAACATCGAGGCTGCCGTCATTAGTAACATGCACCGACCCTGGGGTGCACTAGCGCATGGCCGACAAACAGGTCTACCGCCAACAACCGCCCTGGACGATTACATGGAAGTTCAGTTTCTGGGCCATGTCCTTCGCATCGCCCTTACAGCCATCGCTACAAGCGGTGCCGCTCTTAGCAGCCTTGCCATCACAGCTGGTGTCCTCTCTAGGGAAGCGATTGCGCCAGACATTCTTAGACCCTCGGAGTCGCATTTCCAATACTACAAGAACctccctccaagcctcaCGGAGCTCACACTAAATGTATCCGAGGAGGCAACGAGGGGCGCTGAGGACCGATGGGCGGACGACTTATCAGCATTTATCGGTGTGTTTCGACAACTCACACAACTGGATCTGGTCATCACACCCGTCGACTACGGCCCACGGGTTGACCGGCTAAAACAGCTCGCACCGAAGCTTCAAATACCGAATCTACAATGCCTAGGGCTCTATAGGGCATATTGTAGCGTACAGGATCTTGGGGCTTTTATCGTGAGGCACAAAGCAACACTCGAAAGCGTTACTTTGGTCCGAGTAGGAGTTTCGGGTGGAATTGGTCACTGGAGGTCTTTGTTCGCTCTAATTCGTGATCATCTCCCAAGGCTTGAGTTATCTATTAAACTATGCACTGCAGCGGGGCTTGTCCTATTGTGCCGAGCGGAACACGAAAATGGAGAGGAATTTGAAGATTCTTTTGATGTCGGGGGCAGTCACGAAGCCTGGACAACGGCAATCGGGGTGATAGAAACAAGATAG
- a CDS encoding uncharacterized protein (EggNog:ENOG503PDNW), with translation MHLPQITLLLLSLPLTLTQRTPEENLILADCGIGLGHNGGSTSREMIYYSGPVWTGNGLDTYRPKMMVNVPWTGAYPWGQKGGVSATMPNGDVFTVHINPNIKDPNAAGDAWHKYELEKPLKCYSYHYDKVYRLDDGKWCSSAYVCNHLGRPYVPPKCDAL, from the coding sequence AtgcacctcccccaaatcaccctcctccttctctccctccccctgaCCCTCACCCAGCGCACCCCCGAAGaaaacctcatcctcgccgacTGCGGCATCGGCCTGGGCCACAACGGCGGCTCCACCTCCCGAGAGATGATCTACTACTCCGGCCCCGTCTGGACCGGCAACGGACTCGACACCTATCGCCCAAAGATGATGGTCAACGTCCCCTGGACCGGGGCCTACCCCTGGGGTCAAAAGGGAGGCGTCTCCGCCACCATGCCCAACGGGGATGTGTTCACAGTgcacatcaaccccaacatcaagGACCCAAATGCCGCGGGTGACGCGTGGCATAAATACGAGCTGGAAAAGCCCCTGAAGTGCTACTCGTATCACTATGACAAGGTTTACCGGCTGGATGATGGGAAGTGGTGCTCAAGTGCGTATGTTTGTAATCATTTGGGGAGGCCGTATGTGCCTCCCAAGTGTGATGCGCTGTGA
- a CDS encoding uncharacterized protein (EggNog:ENOG503P433; COG:S): MKPSIIGLLFGAFALAGANLLNPLPPNADQRAIDFQPYVDADTDACDPTAAIDRDGYTLNEGLVPFKNGNCRKGRLARSQTYVRTRCNHYWCAYLYGYYFEKDEGFLGGSHTHDWEHIIVWALHNEIFFVSWSAHGNYTTAHRSGVLFDGTHPKFVSHRGWTTHSWRRAEKKDDPPENETKKWSQAPLIALEKMPCEFNRRLLNHNWGRAHMDLKRDRFGDALNKAIPADAKNNEKFDPYSDS; the protein is encoded by the coding sequence ATGAAACCCTCCATCATCGGCCTCCTGTTCGGAGCTTTCGCCCTCGCAGGCGcaaacctcctcaaccccctacCACCCAACGCGGACCAGCGCGCCATCGACTTCCAACCTTACGTCGACGCCGACACCGACGCCTGCGaccccaccgccgccatcgaCAGAGACGGCTACACCCTCAACGAAGGCCTCGTCCCCTTCAAGAATGGCAACTGCCGCAAAGGCCGCCTCGCCCGCTCCCAAACCTACGTCCGCACCCGCTGCAACCACTACTGGTGCGCCTACCTCTACGGGTACTACTTCGAAAAGGACGAAGGCTTCCTCGGCGGTTCACACACGCACGACTGGGAGCACATTATCGTGTGGGCTCTCCACAACGAAATCTTCTTTGTGTCCTGGTCAGCCCATGGAAACTACACCACTGCTCACCGATCGGGAGTGCTGTTTGACGGGACTCACCCCAAGTTTGTTTCTCACCGTGGGTGGACTACGCATtcgtggaggagggcagagaagaaggatgaccCTCCTGAAAATGAGACCAAGAAGTGGTCGCAGGCGCCGCTGATTGCGCTCGAGAAGATGCCGTGCGAGTTCAATAGGAGGCTGCTGAATCATAATTGGGGGAGAGCTCATATGGATTTGAAGAGGGACCGGTTTGGCGATGCTCTGAACAAGGCTATTCCGGCTGATGCGAAGAACAATGAGAAGTTTGATCCGTATAGTGAcagttga
- a CDS encoding uncharacterized protein (COG:S; EggNog:ENOG503NXEU): protein MASTTTSAALDVIRGAMLDAVKATDFTPEDLQRIFKELGASHEKLRAIMNVWFGPNGGFRPTFVEEKGHPFSGLQDVEILTTSDPPSVQTPGRMFDLETGNLFHRPAIGERGQYCMLSHRWKGAEVSLGDITRARGKYLERAKAGLQAMGTASQKSDVQMLLEQCHLDISAQEATVKELYLATQSSGTLETFSLANLLDRRLKDKSAEDYLNWAKVEEQKKRAELRFAEMESKIFSNLISSTRRAIDDAGGERLQMPPVVQEKKEALDKAKKQVEIAEKHYAAAVGEIDYFKNHSMLRDAIDGIVPLLEKWKSAIKIDRSVKKAGEIFKTKLFRQREKCYLWNDTCCINKMDFGELSQSLSLMGDWYADAEFTLVQLDNKVLEDDEWDASGTDAAQDWREFQKEHGEQPEPYLKDLPLRERSTVQGFEHIVDWKPEWSTRAWTLQELIMSKTTFYVNADWATISRPVESLGYLYHLVPFIALYTQRDKQNFFAFGDGTLTAEVLRDLLAGYVPDEMKYIHEWTEKEHTSPPNRETGGAGDVMSKAKIETAQIERAHLLIMLLHNLGVQFPEDLAMETVTSQLAHVVYNAAVDLVEGSENDPKTILLARLTHHVLKKEVEIGEEDALNAINFVLRCLVDETLQLVLDDRKYVAKFSKVEKLGDWQDGKKRCGFSAENVLEASGCRRATVAIDRAYALMGVLGVRFPTFPAEGYATALARLLDQVIITHNDVSVFNWTGMAAGSPVRGRSLYPSSQQAYGNQKDHGKHYNLQLSQVTQGKMDEIMKTYGETISVLRRAIDAVKDKDQKDIPFDWIVGVIGVVRGSDFHQLKERFISVGKVVAYILKHCVKKVAEKRAVPGEAPASGGDGTVLERRGTGLTGGLTKGFSFSSLPSPTMSLPSPSLSLPSPSLSMSGFKIGIGGSKKEEPVVESPKKASRLSSFTKKSSSFGIGRATPDPVAESAPSPIVEAPPPVPPTPQALTNENVLSDGPSRPGWVPYDSEVKGHLEYLSASVEDIKERNLQPKELPKTILDVDHKSVLDELDQHSKKADVKTRLGYGFDFDESSTICPNPIIVNNSGIESLFDIQRVIVTFLDCDRLRARIAKAVTPKDRISGWCSISTGFARVISGFSCEKRLLEQELNAVEGIESRVLKEQHKGKAEKRSAQIGAEVVASSISPANGGETLERGQEKKKGDSFVDIDKETEEERLVSRMIEFIQEPQLELVAGEWVLARFSGVPGAKWFLCHLELGSARGKFYGHRIPTGEIDFTNSTPEPGLVKAWQVYMERKKSKMCHLLERYLKSRENAKHGEAKLKQAKKTLADVAAGVMPEGHSMDDDDEEGTVVDKDSESEDEESTLFDADEKDEEGGSSWRKFKEQSKEAARELGEFTVFLAQEKFWLWRAERLERKLSTAVLKRTPAILRTAVENVSDNKGLLPGMYHSAVGVHMF, encoded by the exons ATGGCATCgacaaccacctccgccgccttggATGTCATCAGGGGGGCGATGCTGGATGCGGTCAAAGCAACCGACTTCACGCCGGAGGACCTCCAGAGAATTTTCAAGGAGCTGGGCGCCAGTCACGAGAAGCTTAGAGCCATCATGAATGTGTGGTTCGGACCCAACGGCGGCTTCAGGCCTACCTTTGTTGAAGAAAAAGGTCACCCATTCTCTGGGCTTCAAGACGTGGAAATACTGACTACCTCGGACCCCCCTTCGGTTCAAACACCTGGCCGCATGTTTGACCTTGAAACCGGCAATCTGTTCCATCGCCCAGCAATTGGGGAGCGAGGCCAGTACTGCATGCTCTCCCATCGGTGGAAGGGAGCAGAAGTCTCGCTCGGCGACATTACGCGGGCGCGTGGAAAGTACCTGGAGCGTGCTAAGGCCGGGCTACAAGCAATGGGAACCGCATCTCAGAAGAGTGACGTGCAGATGTTGCTAGAGCAGTGCCATCTCGACATCTCCGCGCAAGAGGCAACAGTGAAGGAGCTGTATCTCGCCACACAGTCGTCGGGCACTCTAGAGACCTTCAGTCTGGCCAATCTGCTGGACCGGCGACTTAAGGATAAAAGTGCCGAAGACTACCTGAACTGGGCTAAGGTTgaggagcaaaagaaaagggcCGAACTCAGGTTTGCCGAGATGGAGAGCAAGATCTTCAGCAACCTCATCAGCAGCACTCGCAGGGCCATAGATGATGCGGGCGGTGAACGCTTGCAGATGCCTCCTGTGGTTcaggagaaaaaagaagctcTCGACAAGGCAAAGAAGCAGGTGGAGATTGCCGAGAAGCATTACGCGGCCGCTGTTGGGGAGATCGACTACTTCAAGAACCATTCCATGCTCCGAGATGCTATTGACGGGATTGTGCCGCTTTTGGAGAAGTGGAAATCCGCCATCAAGATTGACCGGAGTGTCAAGAAGGCAGGCGAAATCTTCAAGACAAAGCTCTTTCGGCAACGCGAGAAGTGCTACTTGTGGAACGACACCTGTTGCATCAACAAGATGGATTTTGGCGAGCTGTCGCAGTCGCTTTCTCTCATGGGCGATTGGTACGCAGATGCCGAATTTACTCTTGTCCAGCTGGATAACAAAGTGCTAGAGGATGACGAGTGGGATGCTTCAGGCACCGATGCTGCACAGGACTGGCGTGAGTTCCAGAAGGAGCATGGTGAACAGCCAGAGCCATATCTGAAGGATCTGCCCCTCCGGGAAAGGAGCACAGTTCAAGGATTCGAGCACATTGTGGATTGGAAACCAGAATGGTCAACCAGAGCATGGACTCTCCAAGAGCTCATCATGAGCAAGACCACCTTCTACGTGAATGCGGACTGGGCCACTATCAGCCGCCCAGTTGAAAGCCTCGGTTACCTCTATCATCTCGTTCCATTCATTGCTCTATACACGCAACGAGACAAACAGAACTTCTTCGCCTTTGGCGACGGCACTCTAACCGCTGAAGTTCTTCGAGACCTGCTGGCCGGCTACGTTCCTGATGAGATGAAGTATATTCATGAGTGGACCGAGAAAGAGCACACAAGTCCGCCAAACCGGGAAACggggggtgctggtgacGTGATGAGCAAGGCAAAGATAGAGACTGCTCAGATCGAGAGGGCGCATCTCCTGATAATGCTGCTTCACAACCTGGGCGTCCAATTTCCAGAAGATCTGGCGATGGAGACAGTCACTTCACAGCTGGCGCATGTGGTATACAACGCAGCCGTGGACCTCGTCGAGGGCAGCGAGAATGATCCAAAAACTATCCTTCTCGCCCGTCTTACGCATCATGTGCTGAAGAAAGAGGTGGAgattggagaagaagacgctCTCAACGCCATCAACTTCGTGCTTCGATGTTTGGTTGACGAGACCCTACAGCTCGTCCTGGACGACAGGAAATACGTGGCCAAGTTCAGCAAAGTTGAGAAGCTGGGCGACTGGCAGGACGGAAAGAAGCGGTGTGGCTTTTCTGCAGAAAACGTACTCGAGGCCTCTGGATGTCGAAGGGCAACAGTCGCCATTGACCGCGCTTATGCTCTGATGGGCGTCCTGGGCGTGCGGTTTCCTACCTTTCCTGCAGAAGGCTATGCCACGGCACTAGCACGGCTGCTGGATCAGGTTATCATCACCCACAATGATGTCTCGGTTTTCAACTGGACTGGAATGGCCGCGGGGAGTCCCGTCCGCGGTCGTTCTTTATACCCATCTTCACAACAAGCTTATGGCAACCAAAAGGACCATGGCAAACATTACAACCTCCAGCTCTCTCAGGTTACTCAGGGCAAGATGGACGAGATCATGAAGACTTATGGCGAAACCATCTCCGTGCTGCGACGAGCTATTGATGCAGTCAAAGACAAGGATCAAAAGGACATTCCGTTTGACTGGATTGTTGGAGTTATTGGCGTGGTGCGGGGGTCCGACTTCCACCAGCTGAAGGAGCGTTTCATCAGTGTTGGAAAGGTCGTGGCTTATATTCTCAAGCATTGCGTGAAGAAGGTTGCTGAGAAGAGAGCGGTACCTGGAGAAGCCCCGGCCAGTGGCGGTGATGGTACCGTCCTTGAGCGCAGGGGCACAGGGCTAACAGGAGGGCTCACCAAAGGCTTCTCATTTTCATCTCTTCCTAGCCCAACAATGTCGCTGCCGAGCCCATCGCTGTCGCTCCCGAGTCCGTCGCTGTCAATGTCGGGATTCAAGATCGGCATAGGAGGTtcaaagaaggaggaacCAGTTGTGGAGTCGCCCAAGAAAGCCTCCAGACTCTCTTCGTTCACGAAGaagtcttcttcttttggtaTCGGCAGAGCGACACCGGATCCAGTTGCTGAGTCTGCCCCATCGCCAATTGTTGAAGCCCCTCCACCGGTaccaccaacacctcagGCCCTCACAAACGAGAATGTCTTGTCAGATGGCCCGTCAAGGCCAGGGTGGGTGCCCTATGACTCTGAGGTCAAGGGGCACCTCGAGTATCTCTCTGCGTCGGTGGAAGACATAAAAGAACGAAATCTTCAACCAAAGGAATTGCCGAAGACCATTCTCGATGTTGACCACAAGTCAGTCCTTGACGAGCTGGATCAGCACTCGAAGAAGGCCGATGTCAAGACTCGCCTCGGCTACGGtttcgactttgacgagaGTAGCACGATTTGCCCGaaccccatcatcgtcaacaacTCGGGAATAGAAAGTCTATTCGATATTCAACGAGTCATTGTCACCTTCTTGGATTGCGATCGGCTGCGAGCCCGGATTGCCAAGGCTGTGACACCGAAGGACAGGATTTCGGGTTGGTGCTCGATCAGTACCGGATTTGCCAGAGTGATTTCGGGCTTCTCGTGTGAGAAGAGGCTGTTGGAGCAGGAGCTGAatgcggtggaggggattgAAAGCCGGGTGTTGAAGGAGCAACACAAGGGCAAGGCGGAGAAGAGGTCGGCTCAGATAGGAGCTGAGGTGGTGGCATCTTCAATCAGCCCCGCAAATGGCGGGGAGACGTTGGAAAGGGgacaagagaaaaagaagggcgACAGTTTTGTTGATATTGACAAGGAAACGGAGGAGGAACGGTTGGTCAGTAGAATGATCGAGTTCATTCAGGAGCCGCAACTGGAGTTGGTGGCAGGAGAATG GGTGCTCGCTCGCTTCTCAGGAGTGCCGGGTGCCAAGTGGTTTCTTTGCCATCTCGAGCTGGGCTCCGCTCGCGGCAAATTCTATGGACACCGCATCCCCACCGGTGAGATTGATTTTACCAACTCTACGCCAGAGCCCGGTTTAGTGAAAGCTTGGCAAGTCTACATGGAGcgcaagaagagcaagatgTGCCACCTTCTTGAGCGCTATCTTAAGAGCCGGGAGAACGCAAAACATGGAGAGGCCAAGCTCAAgcaggcgaagaagactCTCGCCGACGTAGCTGCTGGGGTTATGCCAGAGGGACACAGtatggacgacgacgacgaagaagggACTGTCGTCGACAAAGACAGCGAGTCTGAAGATGAGGAATCAACTCTCTTCGATGCTGATGAAAAGGACGAGGAAGGTGGTTCGTCATGGAGAAAGTTCAAGGAACAGAGCAAGGAGGCCGCCAGGGAGCTGGGAGAGTTCACGGTGTTTTTGGCGCAAGAGAAGttttggttgtggagggCAGAGAGGCTTGAGCGAAAATTGAGCACGGCGGTGTTGAAGAGAACACCGGCAATCCTAAGGACGGCTGTGGAGAATGTGAGTGACAACAAGGGGTTGTTGCCGGGGATGTACCATTCCGCTGTGGGGGTGCATATGTTTTAG